The following proteins are encoded in a genomic region of Streptomyces collinus Tu 365:
- a CDS encoding NAD(P)/FAD-dependent oxidoreductase, protein MTERPHLAVVGAGPAGLAAALAAAARGVRVTLLDAAEQAGGQFYRRPAAALGARRPQALHHQWRVWERLRDGLDRQLSTGHVRHLPDHHVWCVDRTDRRDRTDGTDHPVDTGVNRGGAPGGVFAVHALRGPLQEEGVTVRADAVLLATGGYERVLPFPGWTLPGVVTAGGAQAMLKGGLVLPGRTVVVAGTGPLLLPVACGLAAAGARVAALVESAGPKALPRHARALAAQPGKLAEGALYAGKLLRHGVRPLTRHTVVEAHGTDRLTAVTVAALDRDGGLVPGSARRIPCDALAVGHGMLPHTDLAETLGCALSGTDVRVDDEQRTDVPGVWAAGEATGIGGAALALAEGHIAGRPVAARLHGTLPDPRRWAGAARARGRLREFSAALDALYAPPAGWADRITDGTVVCRCEEVTAGQVRTSVDVLGAGDPRTVKLLTRAGMGWCQGRMCGPAVAGLSGCPATPGRRPFARPVPLGVLARLPEDEPG, encoded by the coding sequence ATGACTGAGCGACCGCACCTCGCCGTGGTGGGGGCGGGCCCGGCGGGACTGGCCGCCGCCCTGGCCGCGGCCGCCCGGGGGGTACGCGTGACCCTCCTGGACGCGGCCGAGCAGGCGGGCGGGCAGTTCTACCGCCGGCCCGCGGCCGCCCTGGGCGCCCGCAGGCCCCAGGCCCTGCACCACCAGTGGCGCGTCTGGGAACGGCTCCGGGACGGCCTGGACCGGCAGCTCTCCACCGGGCACGTCCGCCACCTGCCGGACCACCACGTCTGGTGTGTGGACCGCACGGACCGCAGGGACCGCACGGACGGCACGGACCACCCGGTCGACACCGGCGTGAACCGAGGCGGTGCTCCCGGTGGGGTGTTCGCGGTGCACGCGCTGCGCGGCCCGCTGCAGGAGGAGGGCGTCACGGTACGCGCGGACGCCGTGCTGCTCGCCACCGGCGGCTACGAACGGGTGCTGCCCTTCCCCGGCTGGACCCTGCCGGGGGTGGTCACCGCGGGCGGCGCCCAGGCCATGCTCAAGGGCGGCCTGGTGCTGCCCGGCCGTACCGTCGTGGTCGCCGGCACCGGTCCCCTGCTGCTGCCCGTGGCCTGCGGCCTCGCCGCGGCGGGCGCGCGGGTGGCCGCGCTGGTCGAGTCCGCCGGTCCGAAGGCCCTGCCGAGACACGCGCGGGCGCTCGCAGCGCAGCCCGGCAAGCTCGCCGAAGGCGCGCTGTACGCGGGGAAGTTGCTGCGGCACGGGGTACGTCCGCTGACCCGGCACACCGTCGTGGAGGCGCACGGCACGGACCGGCTGACGGCGGTCACCGTCGCCGCGCTCGACCGGGACGGAGGGCTCGTGCCGGGCAGTGCCCGCCGCATCCCCTGCGACGCCCTCGCCGTGGGACACGGCATGCTGCCGCACACCGACCTCGCCGAGACACTCGGCTGCGCCCTGTCCGGGACGGACGTCCGGGTCGACGACGAGCAGCGCACCGACGTGCCGGGCGTCTGGGCGGCCGGCGAGGCCACCGGGATCGGCGGTGCCGCGCTGGCGCTCGCCGAGGGGCACATCGCCGGCCGCCCCGTCGCCGCGCGGCTGCACGGCACGCTGCCCGACCCGCGCCGCTGGGCCGGGGCCGCCAGGGCACGCGGGCGGCTGCGCGAGTTCTCCGCGGCGCTCGACGCCCTGTACGCCCCGCCCGCCGGCTGGGCGGACCGGATCACCGACGGCACGGTGGTGTGCCGGTGCGAGGAGGTCACCGCCGGCCAGGTCCGCACCTCCGTCGACGTGCTCGGGGCCGGTGACCCGCGCACCGTGAAGCTGCTCACCCGGGCCGGGATGGGCTGGTGCCAGGGCCGGATGTGCGGCCCGGCGGTGGCCGGGCTCTCCGGCTGCCCGGCCACACCCGGCCGCCGCCCCTTCGCCCGCCCGGTCCCGCTCGGCGTACTCGCCCGGCTGCCCGAGGACGAACCAGGCTGA
- a CDS encoding (2Fe-2S)-binding protein, which produces MNPRELARAAPGAAFTLTFDGGPVTALPGQTVAAALWAAGVTSWRSTRGTGRPRGVFCGIGVCFDCLVTVNDRPNQRACLVPVRPGDVIRTQEGTGRDDD; this is translated from the coding sequence GTGAACCCACGGGAACTGGCCCGGGCCGCACCGGGCGCCGCCTTCACCCTCACCTTCGACGGCGGCCCCGTCACGGCGCTGCCCGGCCAGACGGTCGCGGCCGCGCTGTGGGCGGCCGGGGTGACCTCCTGGCGCAGCACCCGCGGCACCGGCCGGCCGCGCGGGGTGTTCTGCGGGATCGGGGTCTGCTTCGACTGCCTCGTGACCGTCAACGACCGCCCGAACCAACGGGCCTGTCTGGTCCCGGTACGGCCGGGCGACGTGATCCGGACGCAGGAGGGGACGGGCCGGGACGATGACTGA
- a CDS encoding NAD(P)/FAD-dependent oxidoreductase, with the protein MAKRLTCDVVVVGAGMVGAACALYAARAGLDVRVVDRGAVAGGTTGAGEGNLLVSDKGPGPELELALLSGRLWASLADELGAAVEYEPKGGVVVARTPGTLDALTGFAADQRAAGVTAEPAGPGELRELEPHLAPGMAGGVRYPQDAQVMPALAAAHLLRASGARLHTGRTVTGVLRTADGAVLGVRTTQGDIHAPAVVNAAGTWGGELVASAGAALPVLPRRGFVLVTEPLPRMVRHKVYAADYVADVASDSAALRTSPVVEGTAAGPVLIGASRERVGFDRSLSLRAVRALAVGAIGLFPFLERVRALRTYAGFRPYLPDHLPAIGPDPRLPGLYHACGHEGAGIGLSTGTGLLIAQALTGKTPDLDLAPFRPERFAPDGGTTR; encoded by the coding sequence GTGGCGAAGCGACTGACCTGCGATGTCGTGGTCGTGGGAGCCGGCATGGTGGGTGCGGCCTGTGCGCTGTACGCCGCCCGGGCCGGCCTCGACGTGAGGGTGGTGGACCGGGGCGCGGTGGCCGGTGGCACCACCGGTGCCGGCGAGGGCAACCTGCTGGTCTCCGACAAGGGGCCCGGCCCCGAGCTGGAACTCGCCCTGCTCTCGGGCCGCCTGTGGGCCTCACTGGCCGACGAACTCGGGGCGGCGGTGGAGTACGAGCCCAAGGGCGGTGTGGTGGTGGCCCGTACACCGGGCACGCTCGACGCGCTGACCGGTTTCGCCGCGGACCAGCGTGCCGCGGGCGTCACGGCCGAGCCCGCCGGCCCCGGCGAACTGCGCGAGCTGGAGCCCCACTTGGCTCCCGGCATGGCGGGTGGCGTCCGCTATCCGCAGGACGCCCAGGTCATGCCCGCGCTGGCCGCCGCCCATCTGCTGCGCGCCTCCGGCGCCCGGCTGCACACGGGCCGGACCGTCACCGGGGTGCTGCGCACGGCGGACGGCGCGGTGCTCGGCGTCCGTACCACCCAGGGCGACATCCACGCGCCCGCGGTGGTCAACGCGGCGGGCACCTGGGGCGGCGAGCTGGTCGCGTCGGCGGGCGCGGCTCTGCCGGTCCTCCCCCGGCGCGGCTTCGTGCTGGTCACCGAGCCGCTGCCGCGCATGGTCCGGCACAAGGTGTACGCCGCCGACTACGTGGCGGACGTGGCGAGCGACTCGGCGGCGCTGCGCACCTCACCGGTCGTCGAGGGCACGGCGGCCGGTCCCGTCCTGATCGGCGCGAGCCGTGAACGGGTGGGCTTCGACCGGTCGTTGTCCCTGCGGGCGGTACGGGCCCTGGCGGTCGGCGCGATCGGGCTGTTCCCCTTCCTGGAGCGGGTGCGCGCACTGCGGACGTACGCCGGCTTCCGGCCCTATCTGCCCGACCACCTGCCGGCGATCGGCCCCGACCCCCGGCTGCCCGGCCTGTACCACGCCTGCGGCCACGAGGGCGCCGGCATCGGCCTGTCCACCGGCACGGGACTGCTGATCGCGCAGGCGCTGACCGGGAAGACACCCGACCTGGACCTCGCGCCGTTCCGCCCGGAGCGGTTCGCGCCGGACGGAGGGACCACACGGTGA